The Coffea arabica cultivar ET-39 chromosome 6e, Coffea Arabica ET-39 HiFi, whole genome shotgun sequence genome contains the following window.
GAAAATTCCAGTTTCCGAGTAGTAaagattaaatcttgaattgtAAGTATAATAAAGGGAAAAGGAAGTTTAGAGTTACCGGCAGTGACGAAGCGGCGGTTGTATTGCATACGTTTGTGGGCACGGCCGCGGGGCTTCTTCTTCTTATCCTGCTTTGCAACCTTGGGAGTTTGACCTCTCACCTTACCGGCACGAGCTAATGAACCGTGAACCTTACCTGTGCATAacaattgataataataaaattaaattaaaaaaaaaaatcaaacaaacaaacaacaaCATGGAAGAAGTATATTAGTTAGAAAAAATAGCATCGGAAGGCCGAGATTACCCATGATTAGCTATGGAGTTTGAGCTGCTGAGAGATCTGCTTGGAGTTGCTGATACTGCAAATGGGCGAAAAGGGTGGACAACGGAAGATCGGACATTAGGGTTTTAGTCTTAAACATATTAATAATAGCGGGCGTTGGGCAAGTCGGGGAGCTTCATCTGAGATTGGGCCATCTGACAATTTGGGCCTGATTGCTACAGACAGGGGGGGTTAAAAATGTTTGGGGCTCTGTTGGGCCGTCAAATGATGATCCCCCAGCGGGAATTATTTGCTGCATTGCGTTGCCTAACCATCTCTCAACAACTCGAACCTCAATTTCTATCTTCATTGTTCAGAAACAAAAAGTGAATTGTAATGTTCCTTCAACGGCAACTAGAATTAACATCATAGACTGTTTCTATTTGAGACATTAACATCTAGTAATCACAAATGGTGAATCGCCCCCTGATAAATTATTACAAACTGCGTTACCATCTTCCATAGGTGAACaataacattattattattctcaTTCTCTTGTGCTACAATAATTgtttccaaaaaataaaatattttgtgGGAATAGAAAATACTCATTCAACTCATTATTTGGAgaatcataattttttttgttcaattttcaaattccatttttctttttccttacaAGTGTCCTCTAATTGGAGAAATGCAAAATATTATTAAGGGTTAATAACACTTTGCCTTTCCAAGCTTTGAGAGTTGTTCTATTTTACCGCCCTCAACCTTAAAAATATATGCATCATCCCTCACGAAAACTAGTCAACTTTAAAAATCTTAATTCCGAGAGAAAGGAAGTGAGAGTTATGACAACATTGTCCTCTGTTGCCGAAATTATTTACAATTTATTAGTATTGCCttttttttggtccaaaaaaGTGAAGTTTGATTTAATATCTATTTTCCTActctaaattttaaaaaaggcATATCAGCCCATTTTAATGATTTTGGTTAAGCATTAATATTTGACTAATTTGACAAACAAAAAGTAATAATATTGTCAATTTAACCTTTAACATAAACTAATACTCTAATAAAGAAGTATCTAGAAGTAAAAGTTTAAATTaccttaatttttaaaaaatttctaatcttttttttttagtgtaagtggAAGGTTTCGACCAGAATCTCTCAATACAATCCAAATTTTAAGGATAATAAACTAaacataaatatttttttagctTTTATCTATTTGATAGTTTGTATAGTAGACACCATGAAGAAGATATATGTGTATTTTGTAGCAATAAAGGGAAATAATAGTAagggtgtgtttgataaaattgaaatctgaatccattaagtcattgaattgttaaatattaaatctaatatatttgagtgcatatcatatttaataataagtgaatagccaatcacttaattttgaaaacaagttttgtctagaaaattcagtgctaCTTAATTAACTCAAATGTTCAGTTTTTTGATTATTAAACGGTAAGGATATATtaaaatctgaattcattaaaattaaatgctgaattgaattatcaaatagaACCTAAATCTCGACTAATGTCATAAAATAAAAGGTAAATAATGTCATTGCACAGGGCCTAAATCTTGACTAATGtcataaaataaaagataaataatgTCATTGCACTGAGGTAAAGAGTATAAATTTGAGGGTGACGACGGTGATAAAGTGTGATTTTAGCCATAGTTCGAAGTGTGATTAGCCCTGTTATTAATTACTAGCAAAAAGGATTTGTGGATGCAAGCGTGGCAGAGGTGCTATAAAGTCAAGCTGCTCGTGAGTAGCTTACGAGCAATTTGATCAAAAGTTTGGTTCAAATTCAGTTTGATCGAGTTTGAGCTCGAGATTGAGCTATTCGTTAAAAGTAACGAGTCGAGTTTAAACATCAGAAGTAAATGCTCGAGTATTCAATGAATTTAATTgagtatttatattatttatgtattatatattttaattatgaaaTGACTATTTATGTACcattttgtttggatagagtattatttgaaatattatttggaataattactgtagcactttttgtgatgtgatgtatgtgagataaaaaggtggttgggaatataaaaagatggattggaaaatgtgtttatgatgcaagcgaaatattatttgggataagttATATATCCAAACACTCCATGTTTAGTAAAAAATTGTGATAGATAGCAAAATGGTAACctaataaatctaaaatgtaaaaaattaaaaacaagaaaaaaactcAAGCTCAATAAGGCCTGCAGTTTACTCTATCTCAAATGAGTCAAGTTCGAATTTGATTTCCGTTAAGTCGAATTGAAATTTGAGCTCAAATTTCTATATTCCATCGAACTCGAGTAGCATTGATATTGATGgagttcaaattcaagctcGGTACTAATCTCCTAAAAAGTAAAGAGTAGAAGCAGCGTAGTCCGGACAGAATCTCCGTTACCGTCAAGAACCGGATTCGCTGGAAGCCTGGAATAAGTGAATAACTTCTTTCCCATTTTGTAAACACACAAATAAAGGATCAGTCAAATGCAGTATAAAATCTTCAAAAACGCACCAAGGCTCCTCAGTAGGGTTTTTCGTCACAACAGAAAACTAGCGCTGCTCCATCATTTCTCTGTCTCCTTACCCACACCACCAAAACATAACAAAAATATTCACATTTCTTCATCAAAGCACGTAATGTCGATCGATTCGACGCCGCCATTAGAGCTGCTCTCCCTAAGCGACACCGTCGAGGAGGCCCAGTTTTCCCGCCGGGTCCCGATCCACTCTATTCTAAGCCGGCCCGATGGCGGGGCGGGACTAGCAGGTCAAGTTGTGAGAATCGGAGGATGGGTGAAAACAGGCCGAGAACAGGGGAAAGGTGCCTTCGCGTTTCTGGAACTCAACGACGGCTCTTGTCCGGCGAATCTGCAGGTCATAGTGGAGTCCGGCGTGCACAAGCTCGGCGATTTGGTGCCCACCGGCACGTCCGTGTACGTGGAAGGCGAGCTTAAGAAGCCTCCCGAGGGGACTAAGCAGAAAATTGAGCTCAAGGTTCTGAAGGTTCTGGATGTGGGGACTGTTGATGCGGCCAAGTATCCTTTGCCGAAGACCAGGCTTACGCTGGAATTCCTTAGGGATTTTGTGCATCTTCGCCCCCGAACCAACACTGTAATCACTAATCTTCTTATCTTCCGACTTATCCGTGTTTGAGTATCCGGGGATTTGAATAAGTTAGCGTGACAATCTGGAATGCAGATGATGAAATATATGATATTTAGTAATTATTACTGGATGCTGGTTGCTGAATTAataatggattaatctttcctacattcACAGTGTATATCAATTTTGATGACAGagaattatgcaaaatttgaatttgaaatctaatTTTGCACGTGTGGTGAATTTACCggtgacagtgtatacactgttgtcagtgtatataaaatttactcattaataattgaataaaaatATGGGAGAGAGAACCGTGTTTTGTTGCaacaaggtttttttttttttaaattaatcgAGATTTTTTGTTGCATTTAGATTTGGGAGATGACCAGTTTCGTGAAGTTTGTCCTGCTGTTGCTCATTCCACttgctttgattttgtaatCTACTGTGGCGAATTATTTTAAGTGCATAAAAATGGTTTTTTGGTTCTGAATAtctctttttgcattttccCATTTGTATTCTTGTTATTTACAATTTCGTGAATTGTTCTCCAGATTTCTGCAGTTGCTCGTATCCGTAATGAACTGGCTTATGCCACCCATACATTTTTCCACAAGCATGGATTTCTCTATGTCCACACTCCTATCATAACCACCAGTGACTGTGAGGGTGCTGGTGAGATGTTTCAGGTCACAACTTTAATTAATGAGgctgaaaaattggaaaaggagCTTAAGGAGAACCCTGCTCCTTTAGAAGCTGACATAGTAGCTGCTGAGCTCCTCGTTAAGGAGAAGGGAGAAGCCGTTGCTCAACTCAAATCTGCTAAAGCTAGCAAGGAAGAAATTAGTGCTGCTGTTGCGGTGCTCACTAAGGCTAAAGAGAATCTTGTGAAGCTGCAAGAGAGGTTTAGGTTGGGGAACAGATGTAAGCTTAGTGCTGGCATACCAAAAAAGGATGGAAAAATAGATTATTCTGAAGATTTCTTTGCTCGTCAAGCATTTCTGACTGTTTCTGGGCAACTTCAGGTTGAGACATATGCTTGTGCGCTCAGTAGTGTTTATACATTTGGACCAACTTTTCGAGCTGAACAGTCACATACGTCAAGGCATCTGGCGGAGTTTTGGATGGTGGAGCCTGAAATTGCGTTTGCTGATCTCCAGGTAATTACTATTTTCAATCTGAAAAAATTAATGACTCTTTTTGCACTTAATAAGCACACTTCTTTAGAGTAAAATTGCAACTATATGGTGTCTCAAATGATGAGAACTCCGGTTGCCCTTCCCCCATTAAATGTGAAACAATTGCTATATCAATTTTGTGGCATTGGGTAAAAACCTGAAAGTCAGTTTCTGTTGCTGTTGAATGCAGAAATCCTGACATATACCTGCAACTGGGGACTGCTTTCAAGCGcatttttctttgtcaagtctcttatattttctctaatttttttaatcTGGAATATGGGTGGTTGATATGTTTGTTGCTTCACCAGAGATGGCTGACGTTGAATGTTGTGTATGTAGGATGATATGAACTGTGCAGAAGCATATGTGAAATTCTTGTGCCAGTGGTTACTTGATTATTCCCTCGCTGACATGGAGTTTATGGCCGCCCATATTGACAAAACTTGCATCGATAGACTTAAAATGGTTGCCTCAAGCAACTTCTACCGGATAACTTATACAAAAGCCGTAGCAATTCTTGAGGAGGTGTCAAAAGCAAGGAAATTTGAGAATAAAGTAGAATGGGGAATAGATTTGGCATCTGAACATGAGAGGTAACACATCTATCTCcttctttgttattttttttttccagattcaTATGCCTGTGCCTGGGTTCTGATTCTTGTTTTGCTCCGTCACTAGATACTTGACTGAAGAGAAATTTAAAGCGCCTGTCATTGTTTACAACTATCCCAAAGGAATTAAAGCATTCTATATGAAGCTCAATGAAGACAAGAAGACTGTTGCAGCAATGGATGTCCTTGTACCGAAGGTATGTTCTTGGCATATGCTATTATGCAGTAGGTTTTGGTATTTGTATGGCATTTAATCCCCCAACCCCCCACGACCCCCAACGTGCGCGTGCACACACATGTGAAGGCTATTCTTTGCTCTACTTTAGTGGGAATAAAGGTATTAGTTTGATGATCTATTCTCTTAATTCAGGTGGGTGAATTGGTGGGAGGAAGCCAAAGAGAGGAGAATTACGAGGTTCTTAGAGCAAGGTATGCAACTGTTAGTGCTTTAGCTTTGATAACTTTCTAGTCCCTCAAACCTGTTTTGTTCTCCTTTTAACTGTTCCTTTTGTGCTTTGATATTTTTGATCGATGCTTTTCAACGAGTGTCCCGGTGGACGCGTGACAACATGTTTATATTCCAGTACACCTTCAAATCTCATTTGGGTAAACTCTTGTAACACTACCTAATAAAGATACTgttgcttttgttgtttttcttaatGCAGAATATTGGAGATGAATCTACCACTCGAGCCATACGAGTGGTACCTTGATCTCCGACGATATGGAACTGTCAAgcacagtgggtttggtctagGCTTTGAGAGGATGATTCTTTTTGCTACTGGCATCGAGAACATTAGAGATGTCATCCCGTTCCCCAGATATCCTGGAAGAGCAGatctttaaaattaaaaaaatagaatataGCCTATGGATGCTTGAATTTTCAAGTAGTTTATTGACCTTAAAATTTTTATGAAATCAAATGCTTACACATACTCAAAAGTGTGTCGAATACAGTATCACGATTTTTTGGGCTCCGGCATATGCGTATGAACGAGGTTTTTGTTATTGTAACCAAGCAGTATTTCTATATTTTGATTTGCTTTTGCATTCAGTTGCGGTTGTGGATACTCTATTTTACTTGTCTCTGCAATCATGTATGGTATGAATGGAGGAGGGGTAGGAACAGTTGCTTTTGCAACTTTTTCGGATAGTTGATGGCCAagattttgccaaaaaaatatataaggtTTAGATTATATTTTATACATCGTTCTTTACATCACGTGCGGGtttataaaattttg
Protein-coding sequences here:
- the LOC113694848 gene encoding small ribosomal subunit protein eS30z/eS30y/eS30x, coding for MGKVHGSLARAGKVRGQTPKVAKQDKKKKPRGRAHKRMQYNRRFVTAVVGFGKKRGPNSSEK
- the LOC113697254 gene encoding asparagine--tRNA ligase, cytoplasmic 1-like, which produces MQYKIFKNAPRLLSRVFRHNRKLALLHHFSVSLPTPPKHNKNIHISSSKHVMSIDSTPPLELLSLSDTVEEAQFSRRVPIHSILSRPDGGAGLAGQVVRIGGWVKTGREQGKGAFAFLELNDGSCPANLQVIVESGVHKLGDLVPTGTSVYVEGELKKPPEGTKQKIELKVLKVLDVGTVDAAKYPLPKTRLTLEFLRDFVHLRPRTNTISAVARIRNELAYATHTFFHKHGFLYVHTPIITTSDCEGAGEMFQVTTLINEAEKLEKELKENPAPLEADIVAAELLVKEKGEAVAQLKSAKASKEEISAAVAVLTKAKENLVKLQERFRLGNRCKLSAGIPKKDGKIDYSEDFFARQAFLTVSGQLQVETYACALSSVYTFGPTFRAEQSHTSRHLAEFWMVEPEIAFADLQDDMNCAEAYVKFLCQWLLDYSLADMEFMAAHIDKTCIDRLKMVASSNFYRITYTKAVAILEEVSKARKFENKVEWGIDLASEHERYLTEEKFKAPVIVYNYPKGIKAFYMKLNEDKKTVAAMDVLVPKVGELVGGSQREENYEVLRARILEMNLPLEPYEWYLDLRRYGTVKHSGFGLGFERMILFATGIENIRDVIPFPRYPGRADL